The Enterobacter oligotrophicus sequence GATCTTGTATTGCATTCATGCACTAAATATCTGAACGGCCATTCTGACGTGGTGGCAGGCGTGGTGATTGCAAAAGATCCCGACGTTGTCACCGAACTGGCATGGTGGGCCAATAACATTGGCGTCACGGCGGGGGCCTTCGACAGTTACCTGCTGTTACGCGGCATTCGCACGCTGTCGCCGCGTATGGACGTCGCGCAGCGCAATGCCCAGGCGATTGTCGATTTCCTGAAAACCCAGCCGCTGGTGAAGAAGCTCTATCACCCGTCGCTGCCGGAAAATCAGGGGCACGAGATTGCCGCGCGTCAACAGAAGGGCTTTGGCGCGATGTTAAGTTTTGAACTGGACGGTGACGAGCAAACGCTGCGTCGCTTCCTGAGCGGGTTGTCGCTGTTTACGCTGGCGGAATCATTAGGTGGGGTTGAAAGTTTAATCTCCCACGCCGCGACCATGACGCACGCAGGTATGGCACCGGAAGCACGTGCCGCTGCCGGGATCTCTGAGACGCTGCTGCGTATCTCAACCGGTATTGAAGATTCTGAAGATTTAATTGCCGATCTGGAAAATGGCTTCCGGGTCGCAGCCAAGGGGTAATCATGAGTGTGATAGCGCAGGCAGGGGCGAAGGGTCGTCAACTGCACAAGTTTGGTGGTAGTAGTCTTGCTGATGTGAAGTGTTACCTGCGTGTCGCGGGGATCATGACCGAGTATTCACAGCCGGGTGACATGATGGTTGTCTCTGCGGCGGGCAGCACCACCAACCAGTTGATTAGCTGGCTGAAACTGAGCCAGACCGATCGCCTTTCTGCGCATCAGGTGCAACAGTCTTTACGTCGTTACCAGAGCGAGCTGATTGCCGGCCTGCTGCCAGCAGACGTGGCGGACGGGCTGATCAGCGCCTTCACGCACGACCTTGAGCGTCTGGCTGCATTGCTCGACAGCGGCATTACCGACGCGGTGTATGCTGAGGTGGTCGGTCACGGTGAAGTGTGGTCTGCCCGTCTGATGGCCGCAGTTCTGCAAAATCTGGGTGTTGAAGCCGCCTGGCTCGACGCGCGTGATTTTCTGCGCGCCGAGCGCGCCGCGCAGCCACAGGTGGATGAAGGCTTGTCTTACCCGCTGCTCCAGCAACTGCTGGTGCAGCATCCGGGCAAACGCATTGTAGTGACCGGCTTTATCAGCCGCAATAACGCGGGCGAAACCGTGCTGCTGGGGCGTAACGGCTCGGACTACTCGGCGACGCAAATCGGTGCGCTGGCGGGTGTTTCCCGCGTCACCATCTGGAGCGATGTGGCCGGTGTCTACAGCGCGGACCCGCGCAAGGTGAAAGATGCCTGCCTGCTGCCGCTGCTGCGTCTGGACGAGGCCAGCGAGCTGGCGCGTCTGGCGGCACCGGTTCTGCATGCGCGTACACTTCAGCCGGTTTCTGGTAGCGATATCGACCTGCAGTTGCGCTGCAGCTATACGCCGGACCAGGGCTCTACGCGCATTGAACGCGTGCTGGCCTCCGGTACGGGCGCGCGCATTGTCACCAGCCACGACGACATCTGCCTGATTGAGTTCCAGGTACCTGCGGGCCAGGATTTCAAACTGGCGCATAAAGAGATCGACCTGGTCCTGAAGCGTGCGCAGGTTCGTCCGCTTGCTGTTGGCGTTCACAATGACCGTCAGCTGTTGCAGTTCTGCTATACCGCTGAAGTGGCGGACAGTGCGCTGAAAATTCTGGATGAAGCGGGCCTGCCGGGCGAGCTTCGTCTGCGTCAGGGGCTGGCGCTGGTAGCGATGGTGGGCGCGGGCGTCACCCGTAACCCGCTGCACTGCCACCGCTTCTGGCAGCAGCTGAAAGGCCAGCCGGTTGAGTTTACCTGGCAGTCGGAAGAGGGTATCAGCCTGGTGGCCGTGCTGCGTAAAGGGCCAACTGAAAGTCTGATCCAGGGGCTGCACACCTCCCTGTTCCGCGCGGAAAAACGTATCGGCCTGGTGCTGTTCGGGAAAGGGAACATTGGTTCCCGCTGGCTGGAGCTGTTTGCGCGCGAGCAAGTTACGCTTTCGGCGCGTACTGGCTTTGAATTTATTCTGGCGGGCGTGGTGGACAGCCGCCGCAGCCTGCTGAACTACGAAGGGCTGGACGCCAGCCGGGCGCTTGCGTTCTTTAATGATGAAGCGGTCGAGCAGGATGAAGAGTCGCTGTTCCTGTGGATGCGCGCGCACCCGTATGACGATCTGGTTGTTCTGGACGTCACCGCCAGCGAGCAGCTTGCCGATCAATATCTTGATTTCGCCAGCCACGGTTTCCACGTCATCAGCGCCAATAAGCTGGCCGGGGCGAGCAGCACCGATAAATATCGCCAGATCCACGACGCGTTCGAAAAAACCGGTCGTCACTGGCTCTATAACGCCACCGTCGGCGCGGGCCTGCCGGTTAACCATACCGTGCGCGACCTGATTGAAAGCGGTGACAGTATTCTGGCGCTGAGCGGCATTTTCTCCGGCACGCTTTCCTGGCTGTTCCTGCAGTTCGATGGCACCGTTCCGTTCACCGACCTGGTGGATCAGGCGTGGCAGCAGGGTCTAACCGAGCCCGATCCGCGCGTTGATCTCGCCGGTAAAGACGTGATGCGTAAGCTGGTGATCCTGGCGCGTGAAGCGGGTTATGACATTGAACCAGGCCAGGTGCGCGTCGAATCACTGGTGCCTGCGGGTTGTGAAGAGGGGTCTGTTGACCACTTCTTCGAAAACGGTGATGAACTGAACGACCAGATGGTGCAACGCCTGGAAGCGGCAAACGAAATGGGGCTGGTGCTTCGCTACGTGGCGCGTTTTGAGGCGAACGGTAAGGCACGCGTGGGTGTGGAAGCGGTGCGTCCTGAACATCCGCTGGCGGCGTTACTGCCGTGCGACAACGTTTTTGCCATCGAAAGTCGCTGGTATCGCGATAATCCGCTGGTGATCCGCGGGCCGGGAGCCGGGCGCGATGTTACCGCCGGGGCGATCCAGTCCGATATCAACCGTCTGGCTAAGCTGCTGTAACGTCTGCATTTCCTTCTCCCTGTGGGAGAGGGGCGGGGTGAGGGCATCAGACCGCACTCACCCCCCCATCATGAACTCCCTTCATCTTCCCTGAGCATTCCTCACCGTTATTGTTGATTATTTCTGTTGACGTCACTCCGCTTTTCCGTCATTTTTACATCTGGACGTCTAAACGTATAGAAGTTCACAATACAACAAACAACGACATGCGATTGATAGAGGTAAGGTATGAGCTTTTTTCACGCCAACCAGCGGGAAGCCCTGAATCAGAGCCTGGCCGAAGTAAACGGTCAGATTAACGTCTCTTTTGAATTTTTCCCGCCGCGCACCAGTGAAATGGAGCAAACCCTGTGGAGCTCTATCGATCGCCTGAGCAGCCTGAAACCGAAGTTTGTCTCCGTAACCTACGGTGCCAACTCCGGTGAGCGTGACCGCACGCACAGCATCATTAAAGGCATCAAAGATCGCACCGGTCTGGAAGCGGCTCCGCACCTGACCTGTATCGACGCGACCCGCGACGAACTGCGTGCCATCGCCCAGGACTACTGGAATAACGGCATCCGCCACATAGTTGCCCTGCGCGGCGACCTGCCGCCGGGCAGCGGTAAGCCGGACATGTACGCCACCGACCTGGTCGCGCTGCTGAAAGAGGTGGCGGATTTTGATATTTCCGTTGCGGCTTACCCTGAAGTTCACCCGGAAGCGAAAAGTGCGCAGGCGGATCTGCTCAACCTGAAGCGCAAAGTGGATGCCGGTGCGAACCGTGCCATCACGCAATTTTTCTTCGATGTTGAAAGCTATCTGCGTTTTCGTGACCGTTGCGTTTCCGCAGGCATTGACGTCGAAATTATCCCAGGCATTTTGCCGGTGTCTAACTTCAAACAGGCGAAGAAATTCGCTGACATGACCAACGTGCGCATTCCGCTGTGGATGTCCAAAATGTATGAAGGGCTGGATGATGACCCGGAAACCCGCAAGCTGGTCGGTGCCAATATCGCCATGGATATGGTGAAGATTTTAAGTCGTGAAGGGGTAAAAGATTTCCACTTCTATACGCTGAACCGCGCGGAAATGAGCTACGCCATCTGCCACACGCTCGGTGTTCGACCGGCGCTGTAACCATAAAGCCCTCACAAAGTGAGGGCTTTTTAATCAAACGCATCGTTAAAAGGTATTAACTATCGAATCTGTGGATTAATTCAACTATCTCTAATCGCTGGTGGTGTATATCGTAACGGGAACACTGTAAAGGGAGCATAGCGATGAGCACGTCAGACGATACCAATAAAGCGTCATCTATCGGCAAATGCCCGTTCCATCAGGGCGGCGTCGATCATAGCGCGGGTGCAGGCACTGGCAGTAAAGAGTGGTGGCCTAAACAACTCCGCATTGATCTACTTAACCAACATTCAAATCGTTCGAACCCGCTGGGCGAAGACTTCGACTACCGCAAAGAATTTAGCAAACTTGATTACTCTGCCCTGAAGGGCGATCTCAAAGCACTCCTGACCGACTCTCAACCGTGGTGGCCTGCCGACTGGGGCAGCTATGCGGGCCTGTTTATCCGCATGGCCTGGCACGGCGCGGGCACCTACCGTTCGGTTGACGGACGCGGCGGCGCAGGGCGTGGTCAACAGCGCTTTGCACCGCTCAACTCCTGGCCTGATAACGTCAGCCTGGATAAAGCGCGTCGTCTGCTGTGGCCGATCAAGCAAAAATACGGACAGAAAATCTCCTGGGCTGACCTGTTTATCCTCGCGGGTAACGTGGCGCTGGAAAACTCCGGCTTCCGCACCTTTGGTTTTGGTGCCGGACGTGAAGACGTCTGGGAACCGGATCTGGACGTGAACTGGGGCGACGAGAAAGCCTGGCTGACCCACCGCGATCCGGAAGCGCTGGCGAAACGTCCATTAGCCGCGACCGAAATGGGGCTGATTTACGTCAACCCGGAAGGGCCAAACGCCAGCGGCGAGCCGCTGTCTGCGGCGGCGGCCATTCGTGCCACCTTCGGTAACATGGGGATGAACGACGAAGAAACCGTCGCGTTGATTGCCGGTGGACATACGCTCGGTAAAACCCACGGCGCAGGGGAAGCAACCCACGTAGGAACCGACCCGGAAGCCTCACCAATCGAAGCGCAGGGTCTGGGCTGGGCCAGCACACACGGCACCGGTATTGGCGCAGACGCCATCACCTCCGGGCTGGAAGTTATCTGGTCGCAAACGCCTACTCAGTGGAGCAACTACTTCTTCGAGAACCTGTTCAAATACGAGTGGGTGCAGACCCGCAGCCCGGCGGGCGCTATTCAGTTTGAAGCGGTGGATGCACCGGAAATTATGCCCGATCCGTTCGACCCGTCGAAAAAACGCAAGCCAACCATGCTGGTCACCGACCTGACGCTGCGTTTCGATCCAGAGTTCGAGAAAATCTCTCGCCGCTTCCTGAACGATCCGCAGGCATTTAATGAAGCCTTCGCTCGCGCCTGGTTCAAACTGACCCATCGCGATATGGGGCCAAAAGCGCGGTATATTGGCCCGGAAGTGCCGAAAGAAGATCTGATCTGGCAGGACCCGCTGCCACAGCCGGTGTTCAACCCTTCGAAAGAAGACATTGAAAGCCTGAAAGCGGAAATCGCGGCATCGGGCCTCTCCGTGAGCGAACTGGTTTCCGTGGCCTGGGCGTCAGCCTCGACCTTCCGCGGCGGCGATAAGCGTGGTGGTGCCAACGGTGCACGTCTGGCGCTGGCCCCGCAGCGCGACTGGGATGTTAACGCCGCAGCGGTTCGTGCTTTACCGGCTCTGGAAGCCATTCAGCGCACCACCAACAAAGCCTCACTGGCCGATATCATCGTGCTGGCGGGTGTGGTTGGCGTTGAGCAGGCGGCGAAAGCGGCAGGCGTTTACGTCAATGTACCGTTCAGCCCAGGCCGCGTAGATGCGCGTCAGGACCAGACGGATATCGAGATGTTTAACCTGCTCGAACCGATTGCTGACGGCTTCCGTAACTACCGTGCGCAGGTGGATGTGTCCACGACCGAATCACTGCTGATCGATAAAGCCCAGCAGCTGACGCTGACCGCGCCAGAACTGACGGTGCTGATCGGTGGCCTTCGCGTACTGGGTACGAACTTTGATGGCAGCAAAAATGGCGTGTTCACCAACCGTGAGGGCGTGCTCAGCAACGACTTCTTCGTCAATCTGCTGGACATGAATACCGTGTGGAAAGCGACAGACGAGTCTAACGAGCTGTTTGCCGGTAGCGACCGCGCCAGCGGTGAAGTGAAATACACCGCCACCCGCGCCGATCTGGTATTCGGTTCTAACGCCGTCCTGCGTGCGCTGGCTGAAGTTTATGCCAGCAGCGATGCCAGCGAGAAGTTCGTCCGTGACTTCGTTGCAGCCTGGGCGAAAGTGATGGATTTGGATCGGTTTGACCTGAAGTAACCATTGTGCCGGGTGGCGCTGCGCTTACCCGGCCTACAGGCACCTTAATTTGCAGGCCGGGTAAGGCGTAGCCGCCACCCGGCTTTTTCGTTATTCCCACTCCTGAAGGAAGCGCTGTCCATACTGGTCGGCAACCAATAGCGCCGCGTAAACCTGATCCGGCGACACGCCACCCGGCATGTTGTGAATGGTTTCGCCTTCTGCGCAGGATGCTTCGGCAATCAGGCGCATTTTGGCTGGAATATTCTCTTTAATGTTCAGCTGTGCCAGCGTGATGGGCAGCCCAACGCTATGGCAAAGCGCCGCGACGGTTTCGATTTCTTCTACCGGCGCGTTTTCCAGCACCAGTTGCGTCAGCGTGCCGAACGCGACCTTTTCACCGTGATAGAAAGAGTGCGCATCCGGCACTGCCGTCATACCATTGTGGATAGCATGCGCCGCCGCCAGGCCACCGCTTTCAAACCCGACGCCGCTGAGATAGGTATTCGCTTCGATAATGCGTTCCAGAGCCGGCGTCACCACGTGTTGTTCCGCTGCCAGCATCGCTTTTTCACCTTCTTCAACCAGAGTGTTGTAGCACAGCTCCGCCAGCGCTAACGCCGCCTGCGTGCATTTCCCTCCGGCCATGGTTGTCGCACCGCTGCGTGAACAGGCGCGTGCTTCGAACCAGGTTGCCAGCGCATCGCCAATCCCCGCAGCCAGCAGACGTGCAGGTGCACCCGCCACCACTTTAGTGTCGACGATGACCATGTTCGGGTTGTGCGGCAGCATCAGATAGCGGTCGAATTCGCCGCTGTCGGTGTAAATCACGGAAAGGGCGCTGCACGGTGCGTCGGTAGAGGCGATGGTCGGGGCAATGGCGACCGGCACGTCCATAAAGTGCGCCAGCGCTTTGGCGGTATCCAGCGTTTTACCGCCGCCGATACCCAGCACTGCCGTGCAGTCGGCACTGTCGGCCACTTTTTTCAGACGATCGATTTCGTTTTGTGAACATTCGCCGCCAAACGGCGCGATTTCGACATGCAGTTCTGCCTGTCTGAAACTTTGACGCAGGGTTTCTTCTGCGAAACCCAGCACAAATTTATCGCCAACAACCAGCCAGCGATTCGCCAGTGGTTTCAGATAGTCGCCGAGACGGGTGAGAACATCAGCACCCTGGATATATTTTCCAGGCGATTGAATGATACGGTCCATAACATTCCTCCCTTAGAGGTTGAGGTTACCAAACGCGTTTTTCCAGTCTTGCTCGAACTTCTCTATGGCTGACTCTACCGCCGGAGTGTTGAGCATTTGTTGCGCTACATCTAAAGGAAGCGTGATTGCTTCACATCCGGCGAGCAGGCAGTCCAGCGCCTGACGTGGTGTTTTGAAGCTGGCGGCCAGCACCATGCTCTCTGGCGCATGCAGTTCCAGCAGGGATTGCAGCTCCTGCACCATGCGAATGCCATCACCACCTTGCGCGTCGACACGGTTCACATACGGCGCGACATATTTCGCACCGGCCAGCGCGGCCAGTAGGCCCTGAGCGGCGCTGTAAACGGCGGTGCCCAGCGTCGTGATGCCTTCTTTTTTCAACGCGTTAATTGCAATCAGCCCCTCAGCGGTGACCGGAATTTTCACCACGATATCCGGGATGGCGTTGCTGAGACGTTTGGCCTCCGCCACCATCCCCTCCGCATTACGGCTCATGGTCTGGGCAAACAGCGTACCTTCCGGCCCGATGGCCTGTTGCAGGCGCGGCAGCACGTCCCAGAGGGATTCACGGCTGGCGGCGATGATGCTCGGATTGGTGGTGACACCCGCAATGGGAAAAATGCGCGCCAGGCGTTCAACTTCCGCGACGTCGGCGGTATCCAGATACAGTTCCATTATTTTTCCTTAAGTCAGTCAGTCTGAATCAAGGATACGGCGGGGCTGCGGGCGTCGGATACAGGTCAATTTTGCTAAATACTGGACAAATGTAATGTCCTTAATGAAGTGCGAGAGCGATCACAATGCTAGTTTATGGCGGTCAGCTGACTGTGATACTGGCGGCGGTATTCTGAAGGGGAGCGTTCAGTGTGCTTGCGAAAGAGGCGGCAGAAGTAGTTGCTGTCCGCAAAACCGCAGTTCGCGGCAATATCTTTGATTTTAAGATCGTAGCTTTTCAGCAATTGCCGGGCATGTTCAAGACGCGTCTGCGTCAGATATTCGTTGAATCCCGTGTTGCCTGTTTTTTGGAAAAGATGAGAAAGATAGTTCGGTGAAATGTAAAACGCCTGTGCCACCGACTCGCGGGTAAGAGGTGAAGCATAATGCGCGTCGATATAGCTGCGGATGGCTTCAAACAGCGCGCGGCTGCGGCTGGCGGTGTGGATGTCGCTGCCAAGCAGATCGCGGCAATGGCTGAGAAGGCTCAGTACCACCAGCCTGGCGGTGTCTTGCTCATCCGGCTGCATCTGTAATTCGGCCAGCGTTTGCAGCAGAAAAGCGCCCGTTCGCGGGCCGCGCCTGGCAACCTGTAATTGCTCCACAAGCGAACTGTCGCGGTGCATTTGCAGCGTCAGCTGCTGCTTACCGAAGTGTATGCTCAGGGCGTCAGAGGGGGGATGCGTGATATGTCCGAATGACGAAAATAACGCCTTGCAGGGGTTATCAAGGGTAATAACGAGGCAGGGTGCTGGTCGGGGGTGCTGCTCGGCCTGGGCTGAGAAATAAATCTGACGCAGCGGTAACGTGCGGTTAACCAGGTCAGCCAAAATGCGGGTGATATCGTGGTGCATGGGAGACTACCGAAATTTGTCGGGTGGCGCTGCGCTTACCCGGCCTACCTGTCGTAGGCCTGTGCAAGCGTCAGCGCCGCCCGGCGTGAAGCCTTAGCCGGTGTTACGCATACCTGCCGCAACGCCCGCAATCGTCACCATCAGCGCCTGTTCAACGCGTGGGTCTGGCTCTTTACCTTCCTCTTCCGCCAGACGGGAACGGTGCAGCAGCTCCGCCTGCAGGACGTTCAGCGGATCGGTGTAAACGTTACGCAACTGGATAGACTCGGCAATCCACGGCAGGTCTTCCATCAGGTGTGAGTCGTTGGCGATATCCAGCACCACTTTGATGTCGCCTTCCAGCAGTTCGCGCAGCTCTTTACCCAGTGCCCACAGCTCTGGTTTCACCAGGCGCTGATCGTAGTATTCCGCCAGCCACAGGTCGGCTTTCGAGAAGACCATCTCCAGCATGCCCAGACGGGTCGAGAAGAACGGCCAGTCGCGGCACATGGTTTCCAGCTCACTCTGTTTGCCGTCTTCCACCACCTTTTGCAGCGCCGCACCGGCACCCAGCCAGGCCGGGAGCATCAGGCGGTTTTGTGTCCAGGCGAAGATCCACGGAATGGCACGCAGAGACTCGACGCCACCGGTCGGGCGACGTTTGGCCGGACGTGAACCCAGCGGCAGTTTACCCAGCTCCTGCTCAGGCGTGGCTGAACGGAAGTAAGGCACGAAATCTTTATTTTCACGCACGTAGCCGCGGTACAGATCGCAGGAGATGTCAGACAGCTCGTCCATGATGCGGCACCAGGACGCTTTCGGCTCCGGCGGTGGCAGCAGGTTCGCTTCCAGGATCGCACTGGTGTAGAGCGACAGGCTGCTGATGGTCACTTCTGGCAGGCCGTATTTGAAGCGGATCATCTCGCCCTGTTCGGTCACGCGCAGGCCACCTTTCAGGCTTCCTGGCGGCTGTGACAGCAGCGCTGCGTGTGCAGGCGCACCACCACGGCCAATTGAGCCACCGCGTCCGTGGAACAGGGTCAGCTCGATACCCGCTTTCTCGCAGGTTTTGATCAGCGCGTCCTGCGCCTGATACTGCGCCCAGGATGCCGCCATCACGCCCGCATCTTTTGCGGAGTCGGAATAGCCAATCATCACCATCTGCTTGCCCTGAATGAAGCCGCGATACCAGTCGATGTTCAGTAACTGGGTCATGACGTCGTTGGCATTATTCAGGTCATCAAGCGTTTCAAACAGCGGTGCCACCGGCAGGGCATAGTCGATGCCCGCTTCTTTCAGCAGAAGGTGAACGCCCAGCACGTCGGACGGGGTTTTCGCCATGGAGATCACATAGGCGGCCACCGATCCTTTCGGCGCATCCACGATCGCTTTACAGGTGTTGAGCACTTCGCGGGTGTCGTTGCTTGGCTCCCAGTTGCGCGGCAGCAGAGGGCGCTTGGAGTTCAGCTCTCGGATCAGGAAAGCCTGTTTGTCGGCTTCGGACCAGCTTTCATAGTCGCCAATGCCGAGATAGCGGGTCAGTTCGCCCAGTGCTTCGGTATGACGGGTGCTTTCCTGACGCACGTCGATACGCACCAGCGGCACGCCGAAACACTTCACGCGGCGCAGGGTGTCGAGCAGTTCGCCGTTGGCGATGATGCCCATACCGCAGGCCTGCAGCGATTTATAACAGGCGTAAAGCGGCTCCCAGAGCTGTTCGTTCTGGCTTAGCAGACCTTCCGGTTTTGGCAGGCGCTGGCCTTTCAGACGTGCTTCCAGCCAGGCCTGAGTCGCCATGAGCTGGCCGCGCAGCTTTTTCATCAGGAAGCGATACGGCTCGCTCGCACCTTCTTCGCCAGCCAGCTCGCGCAGTTCCGGCGTCGCTTCCACCATCGACAGCTCGGAGATCAGTACCTGAATATCTTTCAGGAACAGGTCGGTCGCTTTCCAGCGGCTCAGCAGCAGAACGTGGCGGGTAATTTCGGCAGTGACGTTTGGGTTGCCGTCGCGGTCGCCGCCCATCCAGGAAGTGAAACGCACTGGCACAAAATCAACCGGCAGGCGGTAGCCCAGGTTCTCTTCCAGCTGTTCGTTCAGCTCACGCAGATAGTTTGGTATACCTTCCCAGAGGCTGTTTTCCACCACCGCAAAGCCCCATTTGGCTTCATCAACCGGGCTTGGGCGATGTTTACGGATTTCATCGGTGTGCCAGGACTGGGCAATCAGTTGGCGCAGACGGCGCATCAGCTGGTTACGTTCGTAATCGGCAATGTCTTTGTTATCCAGCTGTTTCAGGCAGTTGTTCACTTCCACCATTTTGTGGATCAGTGTTCGACGGGTGATTTCCGTTGGGTGCGCGGTCAGGACCAGCTCCAGCGAAAGGGATTCCACCGCTTTTTTGATGGTCGCTTCGTTGAGGTCTGGCTGGTCTTTCAGTTTACGAAGGGTGCGGGCAATGACTTCCGGGTTGCTGGCCGCTTCGCCTTTTGGCGAAATGCTGTGGTATTGCTCAGCGGTGTTCGCGAGATTCAGGAACTGGCTGAACGCGCGGGCGACAGGCAGCAGCTCGTCGTTAGAAAGGTTTTGCAACGTGGTGAGCAGTTCCTGACGACTGGCCTCGTTACCGGCACGGGAAGATTTGGACAGCTTGCGGATAGTTTCAACGCGGTCGAGGATATTCTCCCCCAACGCATCTTTGATGGTATCTCCAAGCACTTTGCCGAGCATACTGACATTACTACGCAACGCGGAATATTGTTCGTTCATAAAAACCCAGTCACCCCATCATTTTTGTTTATGCCCAGTCGAAAATCTGTTGGACATTATTTTGTCATCTCCCTTTATAAAGCCACGTAAAACCCCCGTCGTCAATTGCTGCGAAAACGGTTCAGCAAACGAATAAATGCAGGTAATTTACGAAATTTAATTCGCATTGCGTCAGATAAGTGATGCTTATGGGAATGTGACGAAGATCATGCGATTTGTTGCCCTCACCCTAACCCTCTCCCACAGGGAGAGGGGACAGTTCGGTGCGTTTTTAATGCCAGCAGAAGTGATGCACAACCTGGGTGATCAGTTCGCGGGTTGGTTTGATAAAGCGGGTTTCCAGATACTCATCCGGCTGGTGCGCCTGATTGATAGAACCAGGGCCGAGCACCAGCGTCGGGCACAGAGTCTGAATAAACGGCGCTTCGGTGCAGTAGTTCACCACGTCGGTTTTCTCACCGAGCAGTTTTTCTACCACTTCAACCAGCTGGTGATCTGGCGGGCACTCGTAACCCGGAATAGGCGGATGCAGCTCGGAAACCGTCAGACGGCCCGGCCAGCGTTCGCTCACCGGGGCCAGCGCTTCGTTCAGTAAGCCATCCAGATCGCTTAACGTCATGCCCGGCAATGGGCGGATGTCCATGTGCAGTTCGCAGCAGGCGCAGATACGGTTAGACGCATCGCCGCCGTGCAGGCTGCCGAGGTTCAGGGTCGGATACGGCACGGTGAACGCCTCGTAGTGATAACGTTCTTTCAGCGAGTCGCGCAGGGTCATGATGCGGCCGATGGCGTCGTGCATCAGCTCAATGGCGTTCACGCCGCGCGCCGGATCGCTGGAGTGGCCGGACTGTCCGAGCACGCGTACTGCCGTAGAAATATGGCCCTTATGCGCACGAATCGGTTGCAGAGAAGTCGGCTCGCCGATGATCGCGCAGTCCGGGCGAATCGCCGTGTTCTCAGAGAAGTAGCGTGCGCCTGCCATGCTGGTCTCTTCATCGGCGGTCGCCAGAATGTAGAGCGGCTTTTTCAGCGTTGTCACGTCCACGTCACGCAGCGCATCGAGGATAAAGGCGAAGAAGCCTTTCATGTCGGCGGTGCCCAGACCGTAGAGCTTGTTGTCGTGCTCGGTCAGGGTGAACGGGTCGCGCGTCCAGCGGCCATCGTCAAATGGCACGGTGTCGGTATGACCAGCCAGCAGCAGGCCGCCCGCGCCGTGTCCGGTACTGGCGAGCAGGTTAAATTTGTTGCGTGTTCCGGGGACGGGCTGAACCTCAACGTTGAACCCAAGATCGCTAAACCAACCCGCCAGCAGATTGATTAAAGACTCATTGCTCTGATCCAGCGCTTCTTCCGTTGCGCTGATAGACGGTGTGGCAATCAGGGCGCGGTAAATCTCGATAAATGGCGGTAAGTTCATTTTCATTGTTGACACACCTTAGGTCGTGATAGTATCAATATTCATGCAATAAATGTGAATAAAAATACATTAACGTTGAGCATAAAGGAACCCGATGTTGAATACGCTGATTGTAGGCGCTAGCGGTTATGCGGGCGCAGAGCTTGTAAGCTACGTGAATCGCCACCCTCATATGACCATAACCGCTTTGACCGTGTCAGCGCAAAGCAATGATGCAGGAAAGTTAATTTCCGATTTGCATCCGCAGCTTAGGGGCATTGTTGACCTGCCGCTGCAGCCGATGTCCGACATCAGCGAGTTCACCGACGGCGTCGACGTGGTGTTTTTAGCCACCGCGCACGAAGTCAGCCACGACCTGGCACCGCAGTTTCTGGCGGCTGGTTGCGTGGTGTTCGACCTCTCCGGCGCGTTCCGCGTTAACGACGGCGCGTTCTATGAAAAATACTACGGTTTCACCCATCAGCACCCGGAACTGCTTGAAAAAGCGGTCTACGGCCTGGCGGAGTGGAGCGCAGACAAACTGAAAGAAGCGAATCTGATTGCCGTGCCGGGCTGCTA is a genomic window containing:
- the ppc gene encoding phosphoenolpyruvate carboxylase is translated as MNEQYSALRSNVSMLGKVLGDTIKDALGENILDRVETIRKLSKSSRAGNEASRQELLTTLQNLSNDELLPVARAFSQFLNLANTAEQYHSISPKGEAASNPEVIARTLRKLKDQPDLNEATIKKAVESLSLELVLTAHPTEITRRTLIHKMVEVNNCLKQLDNKDIADYERNQLMRRLRQLIAQSWHTDEIRKHRPSPVDEAKWGFAVVENSLWEGIPNYLRELNEQLEENLGYRLPVDFVPVRFTSWMGGDRDGNPNVTAEITRHVLLLSRWKATDLFLKDIQVLISELSMVEATPELRELAGEEGASEPYRFLMKKLRGQLMATQAWLEARLKGQRLPKPEGLLSQNEQLWEPLYACYKSLQACGMGIIANGELLDTLRRVKCFGVPLVRIDVRQESTRHTEALGELTRYLGIGDYESWSEADKQAFLIRELNSKRPLLPRNWEPSNDTREVLNTCKAIVDAPKGSVAAYVISMAKTPSDVLGVHLLLKEAGIDYALPVAPLFETLDDLNNANDVMTQLLNIDWYRGFIQGKQMVMIGYSDSAKDAGVMAASWAQYQAQDALIKTCEKAGIELTLFHGRGGSIGRGGAPAHAALLSQPPGSLKGGLRVTEQGEMIRFKYGLPEVTISSLSLYTSAILEANLLPPPEPKASWCRIMDELSDISCDLYRGYVRENKDFVPYFRSATPEQELGKLPLGSRPAKRRPTGGVESLRAIPWIFAWTQNRLMLPAWLGAGAALQKVVEDGKQSELETMCRDWPFFSTRLGMLEMVFSKADLWLAEYYDQRLVKPELWALGKELRELLEGDIKVVLDIANDSHLMEDLPWIAESIQLRNVYTDPLNVLQAELLHRSRLAEEEGKEPDPRVEQALMVTIAGVAAGMRNTG
- the argE gene encoding acetylornithine deacetylase yields the protein MKMNLPPFIEIYRALIATPSISATEEALDQSNESLINLLAGWFSDLGFNVEVQPVPGTRNKFNLLASTGHGAGGLLLAGHTDTVPFDDGRWTRDPFTLTEHDNKLYGLGTADMKGFFAFILDALRDVDVTTLKKPLYILATADEETSMAGARYFSENTAIRPDCAIIGEPTSLQPIRAHKGHISTAVRVLGQSGHSSDPARGVNAIELMHDAIGRIMTLRDSLKERYHYEAFTVPYPTLNLGSLHGGDASNRICACCELHMDIRPLPGMTLSDLDGLLNEALAPVSERWPGRLTVSELHPPIPGYECPPDHQLVEVVEKLLGEKTDVVNYCTEAPFIQTLCPTLVLGPGSINQAHQPDEYLETRFIKPTRELITQVVHHFCWH